A single region of the Hypanus sabinus isolate sHypSab1 chromosome 21, sHypSab1.hap1, whole genome shotgun sequence genome encodes:
- the LOC132378781 gene encoding G-protein coupled receptor 161-like isoform X2, protein MDNPPTPVLGDLQPDGYRQEEQTPAQMAAQALLYLLILVVGLPLNALVLALVSKSQPLRSITNMFVASLALADLLLLLLGPPFVLAAIIAQAWPLGATFCQILGFLTFSLRLVSILCVAGIAVDRYYVIARPFVLTITREKAKRMIAFLWWAGLLCGLPPFFGVGLYRFSPSKCLCDYSWPDGGSSLAYGIYLFIWVYLTSVVVVTISYCLIYRITRKRLSAKAQRFASSLSSRQEGSLVLTEPRPLRLLQASLPRKWASLISSNSTFNLSAGSASDMALESRTVKTIVGVVTTFVLTWLPYFASSLHRRTPSGSGSARMLDFLVTWLTFSNCVLDPVLYALLNRQFRRRAREWWSQWFRVSSPRAPEEAAAPPAQGVSRTNVETSTAPFSISRGSCTSYLMVTMRRGHILGDGSH, encoded by the coding sequence ATGGACAATCCCCCCACCCCGGTGTTGGGGGACCTACAACCCGATGGCTACAGACAAGAGGAGCAGACACCAGCACAAATGGCCGCCCAGGCCCTCCTCTACCTGCTCATCTTGGTGGTCGGCCTACCTCTCAACGCCCTGGTGCTGGCACTGGTCTCCAAGTCCCAGCCCCTGAGGAGCATCACCAACATGTTCGTGGCATCCCTGGCACTGGCTGACCTGCTGCTCCTGCTGCTTGGCCCTCCCTTTGTCCTCGCCGCCATCATTGCCCAGGCGTGGCCACTGGGCGCAACATTCTGCCAGATCTTGGGCTTCCTCACCTTCTCCTTGAGGCTGGTTTCCATCCTGTGCGTGGCAGGGATTGCGGTGGACAGGTACTATGTGATCGCCAGGCCTTTTGTACTCACCATCACCAGAGAGAAAGCAAAGAGGATGATTGCCTTCCTGTGGTGGGCCGGACTCCTCTGTGGATTGCCACCATTTTTTGGTGTAGGCCTCTATCGGTTTTCCCCCTCCAAGTGTTTGTGTGACTACAGTTGGCCGGACGGAGGTTCCAGCCTCGCTTACGGCATCTACCTTTTTATCTGGGTGTATCTGACCTCTGTGGTGGTAGTCACCATCTCCTATTGCTTGATCTACCGAATTACACGGAAGCGCCTGTCGGCCAAGGCCCAGCGGTTTGCCAGCAGCCTGTCCTCTAGACAGGAAGGCAGCTTGGTCCTCACAGAGCCGAGGCCCCTCAGACTACTGCAGGCCAGCCTTCCGCGCAAGTGGGCCAGCCTCATCTCCTCCAACTCGACCTTTAACCTGAGCGCCGGGAGTGCGTCGGACATGGCGCTGGAGTCCAGAACGGTAAAGACCATTGTTGGAGTGGTGACCACCTTTGTTCTCACCTGGCTGCCGTACTTCGCCTCCAGCCTTCACCGCCGAACTCCCTCCGGGAGTGGGTCTGCCAGGATGCTGGACTTCCTCGTGACCTGGCTGACCTTCAGCAACTGCGTCCTGGACCCAGTTCTGTACGCTCTGCTGAACCGACAGTTTAGACGTCGTGCCAGGGAGTGGTGGAGCCAGTGGTTCAGAGTCTCTTCCCCACGGGCACCAGAGGAGGCCGCAGCACCACCCGCTCAAGGTGTGAGCAGAACCAACGTGGAAACCAGCACAGCTCCCTTCTCCATTTCACGAG
- the LOC132378781 gene encoding G-protein coupled receptor 161-like isoform X3: protein MDNPPTPVLGDLQPDGYRQEEQTPAQMAAQALLYLLILVVGLPLNALVLALVSKSQPLRSITNMFVASLALADLLLLLLGPPFVLAAIIAQAWPLGATFCQILGFLTFSLRLVSILCVAGIAVDRYYVIARPFVLTITREKAKRMIAFLWWAGLLCGLPPFFGVGLYRFSPSKCLCDYSWPDGGSSLAYGIYLFIWVYLTSVVVVTISYCLIYRITRKRLSAKAQRFASSLSSRQEGSLVLTEPRPLRLLQASLPRKWASLISSNSTFNLSAGSASDMALESRTVKTIVGVVTTFVLTWLPYFASSLHRRTPSGSGSARMLDFLVTWLTFSNCVLDPVLYALLNRQFRRRAREWWSQWFRVSSPRAPEEAAAPPAQGVSRTNVETSTAPFSISRGFF, encoded by the coding sequence ATGGACAATCCCCCCACCCCGGTGTTGGGGGACCTACAACCCGATGGCTACAGACAAGAGGAGCAGACACCAGCACAAATGGCCGCCCAGGCCCTCCTCTACCTGCTCATCTTGGTGGTCGGCCTACCTCTCAACGCCCTGGTGCTGGCACTGGTCTCCAAGTCCCAGCCCCTGAGGAGCATCACCAACATGTTCGTGGCATCCCTGGCACTGGCTGACCTGCTGCTCCTGCTGCTTGGCCCTCCCTTTGTCCTCGCCGCCATCATTGCCCAGGCGTGGCCACTGGGCGCAACATTCTGCCAGATCTTGGGCTTCCTCACCTTCTCCTTGAGGCTGGTTTCCATCCTGTGCGTGGCAGGGATTGCGGTGGACAGGTACTATGTGATCGCCAGGCCTTTTGTACTCACCATCACCAGAGAGAAAGCAAAGAGGATGATTGCCTTCCTGTGGTGGGCCGGACTCCTCTGTGGATTGCCACCATTTTTTGGTGTAGGCCTCTATCGGTTTTCCCCCTCCAAGTGTTTGTGTGACTACAGTTGGCCGGACGGAGGTTCCAGCCTCGCTTACGGCATCTACCTTTTTATCTGGGTGTATCTGACCTCTGTGGTGGTAGTCACCATCTCCTATTGCTTGATCTACCGAATTACACGGAAGCGCCTGTCGGCCAAGGCCCAGCGGTTTGCCAGCAGCCTGTCCTCTAGACAGGAAGGCAGCTTGGTCCTCACAGAGCCGAGGCCCCTCAGACTACTGCAGGCCAGCCTTCCGCGCAAGTGGGCCAGCCTCATCTCCTCCAACTCGACCTTTAACCTGAGCGCCGGGAGTGCGTCGGACATGGCGCTGGAGTCCAGAACGGTAAAGACCATTGTTGGAGTGGTGACCACCTTTGTTCTCACCTGGCTGCCGTACTTCGCCTCCAGCCTTCACCGCCGAACTCCCTCCGGGAGTGGGTCTGCCAGGATGCTGGACTTCCTCGTGACCTGGCTGACCTTCAGCAACTGCGTCCTGGACCCAGTTCTGTACGCTCTGCTGAACCGACAGTTTAGACGTCGTGCCAGGGAGTGGTGGAGCCAGTGGTTCAGAGTCTCTTCCCCACGGGCACCAGAGGAGGCCGCAGCACCACCCGCTCAAGGTGTGAGCAGAACCAACGTGGAAACCAGCACAGCTCCCTTCTCCATTTCACGAG